A genomic region of Papaver somniferum cultivar HN1 chromosome 7, ASM357369v1, whole genome shotgun sequence contains the following coding sequences:
- the LOC113295932 gene encoding F-box/kelch-repeat protein At1g55270-like codes for MLQPRIRCRSCVINNRLYVAGGALVKGGKLVPIKSAEVYDPIKNTWSFVADMTTGLILVDGYVYNGMWFVEGMVAPERSLLQVYDPETDKWFKIADDMAAPRAKNPTITIGGKLYTRGCQDGCKLDLYDADTDSWVSNYIDCSKKLHLGPKCFKYLQVRNFLPLNKGKLMCLIRDNMSISVMDVSKIVYDDLGRRQFEAYHLWEVQHTFELLSERFLLGIYNYLSETTANYFIPHSQILRA; via the exons ATGCTTCAGCCACGGATTAGATGTCGCTCTTGTGTTATAAACAATCGCTTGTATGTTGCTGGTGGTGCACTGGTGAAGGGAGGCAAGCTTGTTCCCATTAAATCAGCAGAGGTTTATGATCCTATCAAGAACAC GTGGTCCTTTGTAGCAGATATGACGACAGGTTTGATACTCGTAGATGGATATGTGTATAATGGAATGTGGTTTGTTGAAGGAATGGTTGCACCTGAACGTAGCTTGCTTCAAGTTTACGACCCTGAAACAGACAAATGGTTTAAAATCGCGGATGATATGGCAGCACCAAGGGCAAAAAACCCAACCATCACCATCGGGGGGAAGCTCTATACAAGAGGTTGCCAAGATGGGTGCAAGTTGGACCTCTATGACGCAGACACTGATTCTTGGGTATCTAATTACATTGACTGCTCCAAAAAATTGCATTTGGGCCCGAAATGCTTTAAATACTTGCAAGTGAGAAATTTTTTACCTCTAAACAAGGGGAAACTCATGTGTTTAATTCGTGACAATATGAGTATTTCTGTGATGGACGTTTCAAAAATTGTATatgatgatttgggaagaaggcaATTTGAAGCATATCATCTTTGGGAAGTACAACACACTTTTGAGCTTTTATCAGAGAGATTCTTGCTTGGCATTTATAATTATTTGTCAGAGACTACTGCAAACTATTTTATTCCTCATTCTCAGATTCTACGAGCGTAA
- the LOC113295933 gene encoding uncharacterized protein LOC113295933, with amino-acid sequence MESIVHVSHGFETDKYSMNKIKKGIYQSFNSMKCEKPTGEASSSPSSLLPLSHLTSYVTAATWSQNGSSPASSGGSGGSGGGSAALSTSTSSSSTDRTVVIPQPVRPVGSCVTVKCITETFGDQEIGLGFLGRTDEEKKINLEKDACPGFISDSLNRVRWTNEAYRKLVNQDGFGYGGEQRPEMVWLVTKDNESLPSRCEGFVCRVRLQYTCKKERHSLIVPCDVWKMNDSGGGFAWRLDVKAALSLGR; translated from the exons atggaaagtatcgTTCATGTAAGTCACGGATttgagaccgataag TATTCTATGAATAAGATTAAGAAAGGGatttaccaaagttttaacaGCATGAAATGTG AGAAACCCACTGGTGAAGcatcatcttcaccatcatcacttCTACCGTTGAGTCATCTGACTAGTTATGTTACTGCTGCAACATGGAGCCAAAACGGTAGTAGTCCAGCTAGTAGTGGAGGGTCAGGCGGATCAGGTGGTGGTTCTGCTGCActatcaacatcaacatcatcatcatcaacagatcGGACGGTTGTGATTCCACAGCCAGTAAGACCAGTAGGATCATGTGTAACTGTGAAGTGTATAACTGAAACATTCGGTGATCAAGAGATAgggttagggtttttaggaagaACTGACGAAGAAAAAAAGATTAATCTAGAGAAAGACGCGTGTCCTGGATTCATATCTGACAGTTTGAATAGAGTGAGATGGACCAACGAAGCGTACAGAAAACTAGTGAATCAAGATGGGTTCGGTTATGGCGGAGAACAGAGACCGGAAATGGTGTGGTTGGTAACGAAAGATAACGAATCTTTACCGTCGAGATGTGAAGGGTTTGTTTGTAGGGTTAGATTACAGTATACGTGTAAGAAGGAGAGGCACTCGTTGATTGTACCTTGTGATGTTTGGAAAATGAACGACAGTGGTGGTGGTTTTGCATGGAGGTTAGATGTTAAAGCTGCTTTGAGCTTAGGTCGTTAA